The sequence CTGCATAGAAGCCACTTGCACTGAGAGAACTTAGGAACTATGTTATTTTTACCTGCTCAAGAGGAGTTAAAAGTTATCCGTTGTGTTTAAAATTTCTGTGTGAAGATTTACAACATTTGaatttccttcttttttgtttaccccAGACTGCTAAGAACAACTACCTTGCACTACTTGATTTCTTTGCCAAGTTTCCAAACATGGCCAAGAAACCTTTCTTCATTACTGGTGAGAGCTATGGAGGATTTTATGTTCCAACATTGTCCGTTAGAGTCATGGCTAATGCATCCATCAACTTCCAGGTAAAGAAATAACTTATCCAAATATGATTAATTGAAAGGCAAGTGCACTTTGTGTTTTTAGAATATGATTAGAATATTGTTAATAttgtaagtaggatttaaaactttacaTGATGGAAGTAATTAGTGAAGTTTGTGGTTTGCAACATGTTTAAATCTCTTTGGAGTAGTGTTAGTCAGGAAAGagccggtggttgacaactccaTGTTTTGATCAGTGTGCTCCTGAATACTCAATAGAGGTACTCAATGGCTTGAAAAAGCAGAAATATTTTATGATAGATCTTTTATTTTATGAGGCCAATTTCTTTAGCACCTTATACAGGTTTACAAACTGCCACTGCCTGAAACACCCGGCAAACCTCTTCTCTTAGCCATAAAAGAGGGTTCTTTTTGTTGTGTAATACACAGTACACTAGACCACTTGCTGTACGTCCATTCCAAAGGgggaagcaataatggttaagtgtatcGCTTTTAAAGAACACAATCTGAAGcaagaccgggactcaaacccacactctgctgatcagaaacaccagagtttgagtcggGTGCTGTTAACTGCTCAGACAAAACACACCTTCCTCATGGTCTGTCAAATGTGGAGGCAGAAGTTATACTCTATGTAAAGAAGAAAGTTTCAGTTAAGACATGTGGAAGAGATTGGAAAGATATAACTGTCCATATCAGTTTATGCATGTTTCCTATAGTTTATGGTAGACAAAAATAAATCCATGATTTTACTAATTATCCTAAAGGTTTAATCAGTTTATTGAAGGAATTTCATTTGATTTATTGTTTTGACTTTCAGGGCTTCGCAATTGGGAATGGTCTTCTAGATTCAGTACTGAACACCAATACTGCAGTATACTACGCTTACTATCATGCTATCATTGGAGAAGAGTAAGTTACTACAAGATCTTTGCTCTGTATTCTTCAGGCCTAAAGAAAACTGTGAAGAAAATAAGTTTTTCATAGATGTTAACTTTGCAAATAATAAGTTGTGAAACTTGAAGGAAAAACTCTGTAATCATgtttatgaaataaacaaaatgttcacaccTGAAGAAAactgtgaagaaaatcagaTATTTATGTTGAGTAAATACAAATTGCCCCCAGTAGAaacctgcgacctccagattaatgagCCGGCACTCTACCATCTGGGCTATtcagccctatgttagcggtgtCCCTTATTTGTCAGTATCTTTGGTTGGGGTGCAGGCACGCTGTGCAGCAAGGAATCACAACCAAGATTATAATACCTTCTGGAGAGTGAATgtggcagcagagggatcaccttaaggggatcgtctttttatttcaaatatcaaatgATAAGAAAGATTCAGCTGTGAAATTATAAGGAAAAAGTCCTTCAATTAGGTTTTGGAGATTGGGTAGTTTTTTAGTTCCCCACTTGAGTGGTGAAAGTTAGTTTGATCTGTGAAATATTTAACAGATCTATCCAATAACAGTAAGAACTAAAAAGTTGGTTGTCCATAAGTCTTGGGTACAATAGAATAAATAGCATGTAGAAGCAAACCAGTAAACTGACGTACAAAgaacacttcttgataagataAATGTTGATCCAACTTTTCAAGTACTTTGATTGATTTAGGTTGTTTGATTTCTTTTGTAGTGTTTGGGCCAAGCTACAGCAGTACTGTTGTAAAGATTGCAAGTGTAACTTTGCTGCACCACCAAACCAACAATGCCAAGACTTGGTAAGGTTTGCCTTTTGGAATTGATTGTAttagaactacatgtataatggaCAACTATAAGATTTGAGTTTGGGTCATTGtttatttctattttgtttCCTGTAAACCAATGTGTTTGCATCTTTATTTTATCAAGTGATAGGAGCAATCATATCAAAATTAAAGACAATGATTATATTACAACACTTCTCAAGTGCAATGTATGCACCTTACATATTGCTTGAGGCTCAACGATAtagaacacaaacaaaaagtcaagaCAATTATGAATTTGTACttattcttaattgtttttgtcttcATTCTAGGCAATAACCGTTCAGAATACAATGATGGGTATTGGGATCAACCCATATGACGTCACCGGTGACTGTGCTGGCGGAGTACCAGGTCATTCTTCACTTCAgaaacaacacatttttctcAAACACTTCTTTGAACCATCATTTCTTAAGGTAAGAAAGTAACTGTGGCTTTAAAAAGGCAGTTTGAAATGTcatgttcattttttaaatattttcattcaGTTGTAAATTTTAGAAGGGACAAGTTTCGTCCCAGACTAACACAGCATTGCATAACATTTAAAATTACAAGATAGGAAAAACCATAGTATGCAAATATTGATTgtttgagtgctatggttaaagcTGTATTAAAAGGTCTTGGTTTGAAATTAACTGTCACCCGAGTAATAACAGCGACGGGCTAGTCCAGGCAAGTCAAAAACAAAAGTCCTTTTCACAATAAATGAAGGTACAGTGGTAAAATCTTAACGAGAGTTACTTTTAGGTTTGTTAAATGGTTTATACTTACTGTTGACTTGAATCCTTAACCCACTTTTCAATTaatcaattttcttttgttgttgtgaTTTCCAGGCACTAAAGAACCCCAAAGGCAATGGGTCTGTCAGCTTTGATAGTAATAACATCATTCCTTGCATCGATGCTGGACCTCAGACTCAATATTTGAATACTGCTGAGGTCAGACTAGCCCTACACATACCTAACAATGTTAGCAAGTGGGCAATTTGCAGGTAAGATATGTTCACATTGAACTTATTGTTGGTAAACAAGTCCAGTGCAAACCGCCCAGGAAGatctccctcccccccccccccagataaCTTAACCAACCTGATTGGGAAGTTTAACTGACCCACCTCTACCTGCCCGGTTCAATTGcccaagtcacaagtcatttcaaagacagtggacactattggtaattgtcaaagaccagtcttctcccttggtgtatcccaacagatgcataaaataacaaacctgtgaaaatttgagctcaattggtcggcgaagttgcgagatatgaatgaaataaaaaacacccttgtcacacgaagttgtgtgctttcagatgcttgattttcagactaacttgaggtctcaaaatcgaatttgtggaacattacttctttctcgaaaattacgtcacttcagagggagccgtttttctcaatgtcttatactatcaacctctccccattgcttgataccaagtgaggttttatgctgataattattttgagtaattaccaatctgCCTTTAAGGTGCCTAAGTGCATTGGTGCAATTTTTTAATCGACACTTTCTTGGAAAATATCCTTTTCTTGGCAAACTATGAGCATATATAATGAGCACAATACTATTATCAAACTACAAAAGCCTACATTGGATACTAACTGCCTCCTACTTTCAGTATGATTTTAGCGTTTGTGAAACTGTTGAACCACACCAATGCTATCTTGTCTAAATCTGGAGCGCCTCTCCCACTTGATGACACTCACTTCATGTTTGATACATTTTTGTCAACTTGTCATGTTTTCTTTCAGTGGTGTTGTTGGTGGAGCACCTCTCCCACTTGATGACACTCATTTTATGTTTGATACATTCTTGTCATGTCTTCTTTCAGTGGTGTTGTTGGTGCTAACTACAAGAGACAGTATCAAACCATGAAGGATCTTTTCAATATGCTACTCCCAAAGCACAGGGCACTCGTTTACAACGGAGATGCCGATATGATGTGTAACTTCCTTGGTGATCAGAAGTTTGTTGCCTCCTTACAAcagaaagagttaggaccaCGTAGGCCTTggattcatgctaagcagattgcTGGTTTTGTACATGAATATGAGCAGATTACATTTATGACTGTTAAGAATGCTGGTCATATGGTTCCTTCGTTTACTCCTGGTGCTGCGTTGCAGATGATTACCAACTtcttaaataataaaccacaataagCTTAGATTAGTTAATAGGAATATGTAATGTAACAGTTGGCAGTAAACtattacataaatatttcattgaatttatttcaatttttgggGTTATGAAACGAAGGGATCTTAAAAAGCAGTTTGGAAGATACCTAtgtagagaagatgatgaagaagacTCGGTTTTAGATCTTGAAGGAAAACtccaaatagtgaaaaacccTTGCATTTaggcagggactgaaaacccaggAAGAAAGATGGGGAAGAAAACACTAAATCAATCTAGGTGCCTTCAAATGTAGATGatgaacattttctttaaaggaCTTCATCAGCAgacttttacttctcttttctgtgaatatatatattttgtttctttctttttacttctaaatataaatttgaaaaaagaatTTGATCAGGCTACTTATGGAATGTGAAGTATTGATGTGGTCGTCTTTAATTTCTTTGTCTCACCTTCTGTTCTGCAGAGGAACATTTACTTGAAGTTAAACTTTCATCACTTTCGAAGTGATCACTTCAAGTTTTCACTTGCTTTTTTAGGTGTACATCGCACCAACCTTTACAGAACTCAATAAAgatgttttagatgtgggatgTAAATCTTATTGGAGAAACTAATGCGATTGGGTAGGTAataaaaaacccaatccacatgttagattcgaaccagggtccacgaGGTGAAACACTGGGTAGATACAACAGAGTCACCCTGAA comes from Asterias amurensis chromosome 3, ASM3211899v1 and encodes:
- the LOC139934662 gene encoding lysosomal protective protein-like, whose product is MNTLLFLVIGCVLCFTSAQPAEEEVKSLPGVINPQLSSRQYSGYLSASNTIKLHYWFVESERDPVNDPLVLWMNGGPGCSSLDGYLSELGPYLINPDGTTLTPNPNSWSKVANVIFLEAPAGVGFSYSDDQNYTTSDNETAKNNYLALLDFFAKFPNMAKKPFFITGESYGGFYVPTLSVRVMANASINFQGFAIGNGLLDSVLNTNTAVYYAYYHAIIGEDVWAKLQQYCCKDCKCNFAAPPNQQCQDLAITVQNTMMGIGINPYDVTGDCAGGVPGHSSLQKQHIFLKHFFEPSFLKALKNPKGNGSVSFDSNNIIPCIDAGPQTQYLNTAEVRLALHIPNNVSKWAICSGVVGANYKRQYQTMKDLFNMLLPKHRALVYNGDADMMCNFLGDQKFVASLQQKELGPRRPWIHAKQIAGFVHEYEQITFMTVKNAGHMVPSFTPGAALQMITNFLNNKPQ